The genomic window AGGCCGAATTGAATGCTTCgctgattttatttcattaatagggCGGTTGTAAACAacctttttttgtgaattaggCTCATTTTTAAGAGTCTTCATTTGCTGACATGTGTCGTTCACCAAGGTCTTAAAAATGGAACCACAAAGTGTTGTAACTACCTTTTCATCGAtagcttttttataattatggttTATGGTATGATCAGAGATCACAGTGGATACTTTAGATGAAGAAGATAGGGAAAAGTTATCAGGAGAGATGGCTTCTGTCTCAATAGTATCTGAAATTGAGGTTTTATTGCTCATAAGCTCATGATCCACTTCATCATTCTCCTCTATGTTAGTAATGGTTCTATTACATTCAGAACTGGATCGAGACTTACTACCAGGAGTTTTTATTTGAGGCGGGACAACATCAGAAGATGTTTGAACTTCTTGATGAGTAATTTCATCACGAATTCGAACTATGAGTTTATCATAAGTTTCGATTTGTTTCTTAAGAGACTCTTTCTGAACTTGAAGACTCTCCTTATTCTTAACCTTTTGCTGGTCTTTCAGTTTTTTAGCCATTAATTTTTGTCGTTGAAGCTCATCTTTTAGAGCATTGACACGAATAGCAGCGTCACTATGATCAGAAGAGATCGAAATATTTGTTAAGGATTCTTCAAAAGATTCACTGGCTTTACTATTTACAGTATCTTTTGGACAAGAGAACAATGTCTTGGGAATCATATTTTCATTGGAATGAGTACTAGAACTAATGGATAAATCATTAATGATGAATTTTCCTTGAAGGTTAGACACTACTTCTGGAGATTCCAAATCAGAGATTGAATCCACATTTAATTCCTTCATCCCCTTTTTTTGTGACAAAATTTTCCTCTGTTGACTGAGTACAAATTGCCGTTCTCTTTCTGCAACTTTGAGCTTATCCTTGagtcttttgatttcttttctcTGAGACTTAAGAGTGGAGatgatcattttttgtttctttgtgaTATGAGACGTATCttgattattcaattttaaagttttcttctcTTTATCTAGAATTGTCATCTCGGACGTAGCCTTTTCtaggacttttttttctttaagtttaaGTAATATGTATTGGTTATTTGCTCTACGTGATTCAACAAGAATATGCTGCTCAATCATATTCAGAGTGAACTCAGAGGAAGAGCAATTTAGAATGTTATCATCTTCATTGATGGTATTACTATTTTGTTCTACATTCATTTGAGACGGACTTAGCTCAAATGGAGAAGTCAAACACCCCTCAATAGATATTTCTTTCTCAATTTCTTCAGTTATATTACCCGTATTTAACGTCACAGACGAACTAGAAGAAGGACAGTCCTCCTCATTTCTCCGACTCATGACCTCAGATATTGTTTGACGAATAGAATCACCAGATCGACTGGCTTTTTCCAAAACGCTTAAAACCTCTGGAATACTTGACTCTGTCTTAGAAATAAGACAAATAACTTCTTCTGGAACGTTCATTGAGGTCTTATAAGTCTGTGAGGACACTGCTTCTACAGAAGCGTTTGATTGGGTGTTAATAGATTGCCGATGCCCCTTTATTGTTGGAGAGCACAGAGTCTCAGAATTTTCATCTATGGAGTGACATCTCTTCTCTctggtatatttattttgtagctCTATCTCTAGGATATCCTTGGAAAAAGATGCCAAAAGTTTGGTAGCATTCGCTGTAACTCTTGTTGCTTCCGTTTGTGACTCGATTAAATGCATGAATTTATCATGAAATAACTGATTGATATCTTTTCGAATGCGGGCTTCAAATTCAGCACGAGACTCTCTTTTTGAGGCTTTGtctaactttttctttttttctttgagtttaGACGCTTCATTTATATCctagaattaaataaatcagtATAAAGATTCTTTAAGAtgcacatattaaaaaaatatttttgtaagaacgTAGTTTCGATTATTGCGTGAACATACCTTTATAATGTGTGCCATAGTAGCTGCATCTCTTCTTACAATAGATATATCATTGATTCGCTCCAATTTATCAATCTGTTTTTCGGCACTTTGAATAGTCTCAAATTGATTAAGCTCAGCTAGAAATCTTAGATGTAGAGCACTAGGAACAAATTCTGCTACACCTCTATCTTTTACGTCTTCACATTTCTGAGAAGAAAGATCTGAGGTAGAAATAGGAAGCGCCTTCAAAGACTTATTGACAGATTCACTGTTTATACTAATTTTGGACCGAGACGAATCATTGGTTGTTGATGACTGAGCTTTGGATTTGTCTTTGGCACACGAGGATGAGTATGATTTTTTGCTTACTGATGCAAGGGATGTAGACAAAAGCCCTTCAGAAAGAGTATCCTCAGAGATAGAGGTAGTTTTGTTGACTAATAGAAGAGGTGTAGGCTGTGGTGGCGGGGGTTGGGTTTGTGATGAGGAATATATACCATTCGAATCCTCTTTAGAAGATTCttctattaattttcttttgactgtagacagaaaattaaaatgatcatACTTAAGGGACGAAGGAAGTAAATTGGAgtccatttttttgataaagttaatGTCTTTTTCATGTTTATGAATAAGAGATTCTATGGGCGACGTTGTTCGGTTTACtgtatatctttctattttttcttcattgtcaTATTGACCATGAGAAAGAAGGAAATCCGGTTTGGATGACATATTATTCACTAACTGCTTTTCAGATTCAGATGTTTTTATAACAGAATTAAATTGTTTGGTAGAAGGCTTTTTATAGATGGTATCATCACTTAAAGTTGATTTGTGGCTCTTTTGTTTTGTAGGTAATTGATCAAGTAATTGATTCGTTCCCTGAAGTCCACGATGATGATGACTACTAATATGCAGTTCTTTCGTAAGCTCTTctagttttaaaaatagtttattatcaagatttattttttgaacttctTTCAATGTATCAACGGCACTTCTATTAGGAGGGCCGTAAGTTCCGTGGCTCTGAATGGtagtctaaaaataaataataaaagttttataagtaACTTTAGATATAAAGAAATTACCTTAGATTCGGGGGATAATACACTATTCTTATTAATGTCATTATTCAAAGGAGTCTGTTTATCATAGCCATGAATgggacaaaaattatttttcgaaggTGAGGAATTGAGAACTTTTTCTTTACGAAGTGTCTCCAAGTCCTCTAGTCtatttttgatcttttctttACGCTGAAAGGATTGAATACGTTCTTCTCTGGATTGAGCCTTTATTTTTTCACTCTTACTCTTCATATATTCTTTGACATCTCCCAAGTCTTTTCGATATTTTCGCTCATTTTTTGTCACACAGCTATCTTCGGGTAAAATCAGTGgagctaaaaataaaagaagaagagttCATCAGATAGGATATCCAGGGCctaagtaaaaatgaaataaatatgacttACCTTTGTCAACACTTTGAAATCTCATGTTGTGTCTCCAAGGTTTCTCCTGGCTCAATTTTTTACTAGTTGCCTTATTAGGCTGCACAACATCAGAGAATATGTTCTTATCTTTGGCTTTGCCTTTAGATGTACTCCTGGGAGATATTTTTAGAGGTAATACTTGGAGTCGTCCTAGTGTAgtatagtaaataattaataaaagcagAAATTGTATGATTAGACTACATACAATTTAAATGCTTTCTACAAGTATAATTTGTACCAGCAATATGgtctattaacaaaaaaaaagttattcaaaatgaatttacGCTTATTCGATGTGGAGGAATGTTCCTTGCGCTTCATGGACTTGGACGGCGATACGATCTTCTTCTTACTCACAACCCGATTAAGAGACAAAGGGATTTTGGACACATTGGGTTTTTTAGACTCCCTTGAAGGAGAGCGGAAACGTTGTTGTGAAGATGGTTCCGGACAAAGATGAGAGTGCTTGAGTTTCGGACTAGATGAAATGGATGTAGTTGAAGGATTGAGGATTCGCATGTCCACTTCTCGATCCGTTATAAAATGAGAAGTTACATCCTCCGCAGGACTTCTTTGAGAGGCTCTTTTCCTCGACATATCTTCTTCAATGCGGAAGGGTCATtcgaattcttttttaattcataattgaatataaaataacaatatttaaaataataattaatatgaaataaataaagatattaataatatttaaatttcaatatctttatttattttttaaaggtacatttaatttttgatagctTGATGTCCGCAAGAGGGAGTACCTCCAAGCAGGAAAGACAAGGTAAACCTCAACTATACGTATGTACGCTATttcctatattatattatgcacttattacatatattatgttattataattaatgcatacatattatatacttaatttctatgcgatttttaattattattgggaTATAAAAGAGTATACAATAAAAGAAGTGAAGTTTACCATATTGATATATCTATGTACGAGGGCAACAAAGTTAATACTACGTTCGCTCAAATATCTCGATATAATATATGCCGATGCTGACTctctttaataaataacttaatataaatattatttttaagaggtatttcattcttaaaatttattgaactttaattttttatgttagtgtgATTGCCAAATTGTTGTATTGCTCCGGAATAcaacaaaaaaggtaattcgggttatgaaaaaactaagaatatatcatattcacatAACATCCCATCGAATCTCAAGGAGAGAGAAATAGATAAAGGCCATAAAAATAGCGTGGAGCAGTTGATACCTTGTTGCCCGTACTCAGAGTAGCCTTAGAATTGTGAATGGAAAACGGAGTTGTGGAAACCGACCTGCCTTATATCAAACAAAGTAGCGAAACAAGAACCACGTGATTAATATTTCTACAAAGGTTGTAATCGTTGCGACACTTTTCTGTCCCCTAGGGGCGTTGagtatactttaatattactCAACGTGGCCATAAATTATGCCAGTTTAACTATACAACCTCTATGAGTTTTCCCTTAAAACTAAATGAACAAGATAAATTCTGGGAAGGacagaaaaagttaattaagaaataaaggtGGGTTATCACATCTATAGAGATTTTGTAGATAGTTGTGCTTAGAACGGACcaatagattatatatttttaatgacttttcatattataatcttcaaacttgAACAATTCTTCGTTTGAAATCAAGAGGCTTTGTGCTATATAACCTGAGTCTTGTTTCGAGAAGAAATAATGcgacaaaaatacatttttgaagcaCTTAAGTTACTCGTAtgcttccaaaaaatttattttttgtggtatTTTCTCTCTTCACAATGACTATGATAAAGATGTAAAGGAGTCGTATTTTACATATTACGATGTATTCTCATTCTTTTTATAGATGtttattttgaactcaaattactTCTGATTATACTTTTGAGTCCTTAACAAAGGTAAATTGATCTCTCGTGACCCCACTGAgagtaattttgaattatatactaGGTTTTTTCACTGCACCCGGCATGTATTAGTAATGGAATTATAGACAAGTTTGAGCAGGATCAGAAAAGTAAAATCCCGACGATTTTTGAATAAACTGACAAGGTTCActttctaatatccaaaatacaccctggctGTCAGGTTTGTCAGGGAATAGGTGGGCCAAAAGGTACTTTAAACTCTACCCCGCTGCTGCATTTTGAGGacctcttctaatatgctatgatACACTCCGACCTTGGGTTGTCACaatccattaaataaaataggaaatgtataatacttatttgtcaaataaatgatAACGAATCcaagtataatataatacatttctaagtatatacatttatatttaacatgatACATCAGTATCACTTAAACATAgcacaaaaaagtacaaaatactTGCATAGAAGTAGAGGGTGCACAACTCAACTagaatcaattaaatattaatcctaCCGCaacctaatatattaaaatgcatcATACAGTACATAAATACATCAGCATGATAATTATTAACACGATAATCTGGATCGTTCAAAGTACACCAACGGTTTATTATACTCATAATTCCTCATAGTCTTATTCTATTTGTGAATTTAGTAGAATAAATATTCGTGTAGATATCTTCCATGCTCTTGCATCCGAAGAAGCTGCCATTGGGTGGCTTCATGCCTGAAGACTCCTTCTACGGTCCAGCACTTCACCTCTACAACCTGAGGGCTTGGGTATATTTCGGGGAATTATAAATTTCTGGGATGCTCATAGATGAGGCGGTTGAAAAATAATCCTACCTCAACCCCAGGAGCTCTAATACACAAACTGTGGGCAtgggtgtattctagcatattcaAAGGGCTTCATTGATGCTAAGAAACGCGGCAGTAGTGGAATTTAAACTGTTTAGAGGCCCAGTACTTCAACTGTACAATCTGAGGGCCGGAgtgtatttttagatattaaaaggGTTTTTTGATGCTAGAGAATCCGCGACGATGCAATTTGACCTACCTTGGGGCCCAAAGAGATGATTCCAACTTTAACGGATAAAATGTTCGATCGAAACTTCctcttttgtaattttattgtaattgaCTTGTAGAAAATGTTAAAGGTAATATTTGTAGCAATTCCAAGATGAAAcacttaagttttttttcttataaaaacttttgattcTGTTCAAAAATGTTCGTCTTTGtggaagaaatataaatagtagCAGGGGACTTCACATAGATTCTCCGACACTAATGAAATATCAATggagtaaaaatgtataaagtcaattaggttttgccatttgattttaGACATATAAATACAGTTCCCCAAGGTTCACAGAAATACATGGTAATACCATCTTGTGATCGGCCTTACTATAATTTTCGATCTCTGaattgtaccaactgctgggcaagacaggcggattttgataaaacacgcaaccactcctACTACTATCTACTCATCACACTCATTaggtatatttcaaaatgttgtgaaggcataaaattatatcatttgcaTTGGGAAAATGTGAAAGGGCCGGAGAGGATTCAAAAGAACAAAGTTTGGAGCATAATCACGGATCTCGTTAAATGTATGACAAAATAGTTATCTattcttgaattgaattatagtcAGAATAATCTCACAAAACCAATATTAATATTCTGAAAGGCTAAATAAAATTacgtttgaatttaaaaattggaataaaaaaataatatacttcataaaatagtctgcttaaaaatacataattaaccAATTGgcatttctaaattaataaaattagggtaataaattattattattaggataaacattttaagaaataaaaatatttgaagcaccttctatgtttttaattaacaactattaaccatagagaaagaaatacatttcacttaatcaaataaatggGTGACCAAGgctttgaaaaaactttttgtcatagtttaacaaataactctgagcaatgctGGCTACTCCAGCTAGTAACGCATGAGTTTATGACTAATAGGCATTAGGTAGCATGCTATCACCATCGGTCATCCAATGATTGATAAATTGGAGCAGTGGTTCTCTATCGATACTTCGTAAAGCTATTATGCTCCCCGGTGCATTGGCAGGAGCTACGCGAGAGGTTacgtaaataaacaaattattttacatattccaagatattaaaaaatgttataaggTTTTCCATAGCCATATGCTCCATAGCCCATAGCCCATAGGGCAGTGATGAAAATGTTGCGAATCACTGAATTaagaatattatatgaaaatattccccgctaaaacaatatttatcagTTGTTGAACTCactaaaaacaacaataacattAGATTGTAAAcactaaacaatatttattaataatataacatgTGACTGTGAGGATTGATGATTGACTgccaatattaaataattaatttattgaaatttaattattattgatccaATATTGCACAAAGTATAAACTTAAGTAAATTTCATAGCCGGTATTCTGATATTGTGCTCATCAATCGAAAATTATAACTGATAAGTGATAGTGAGTAGGAAGATAGACAGCGAGGAGAATGAAAGAATCATCAAATGATAATGAGGATATAGTCGATAAGGAGAATAAGAGTGGGGGATTAGAGTGTCATGTTAAGCCTGAATATCTCCTTCCTGTCCCTGAGGATATTAATAAGAGCAGGGGTCAGAATAAAAACCGACCCAAGCCTATGAAGTTTGATAAGAAATCAAGGCTCTGTCCAATATTCATTGGATTAGAAAAGGGTGTGGATGTACCAACCTGTCAATATCCCCAATGTGCATTTCTACACAATGTAGAAGAATacattaaagtaatattaacCTTATTGACTTCATTGTTCCACTTAGTCATTAATTATTACTACTGATAATAATGGCTATTTTCTCATTTACAGGTCTCGGAGTCGTCACAAATCCTCGATAGAGCATGTCATGTTTACGAAACTTATGGATTTTGTCCTCGTGGACTGACTTGTAAATTTAGGAAGGATCATGTTAGTGAAATATCTCCTGGAGATTGGAGAAATCTTCGTAATATGGATTTGAAATCTATGGTCtccaataaatttgataaaaatgttcaaattaaacTCCGTAAAAAGGATTTTGATTTCCATACAGAGGACAAAATTGTGGATATGGAGTTCAAAGCAAGAGAAGCCCGTCTAAAGCAAGAGGTTGAATCTAAGCCGGAAATTGAGTctattgaaatacataacaagGAAGAGGATGAGTCTATTGAATCTGTACCTTGTAAAATACCCAGACTAGAATATGATGAAAATCATCCCAAACTGTATGATATTtctgcaaagaaaaaaattgattgggaAAACAAGTTGTATTTAGCTCCTCTAACCACAGTTGGAAATTTACCTTTTCGTCGGATTTGTAAGAAATTTGGAGCAGATGTTACTTGTGGAGAAATGGCAATGGGTCTTAATTTACTTCAAGGACAGGGTGCTGAATGGGCTCTTCTTAAAAAACATTCATCAGAGGACATTTTTGGAGTACAGCTATGCGGTTGTAGTCCTCAACAAATGGCACGAGCTGCTAAAGTGGTGCAAGAGTATTCAGATGTGGATTTTATCGATATTAACATGGGTTGTCCCATTGATATGGTGTATAAAAAAGGTATGGGATCAGGTTTAATGTCTCGAAAGAAACCTTTGGAGATTATGGTAAGGTCCATGAAGCAGATTCTGGATATACCTCTAACAATCAA from Lepeophtheirus salmonis chromosome 1, UVic_Lsal_1.4, whole genome shotgun sequence includes these protein-coding regions:
- the LOC121130506 gene encoding uncharacterized protein isoform X1 → MSRKRASQRSPAEDVTSHFITDREVDMRILNPSTTSISSSPKLKHSHLCPEPSSQQRFRSPSRESKKPNVSKIPLSLNRVVSKKKIVSPSKSMKRKEHSSTSNKRRLQVLPLKISPRSTSKGKAKDKNIFSDVVQPNKATSKKLSQEKPWRHNMRFQSVDKAPLILPEDSCVTKNERKYRKDLGDVKEYMKSKSEKIKAQSREERIQSFQRKEKIKNRLEDLETLRKEKVLNSSPSKNNFCPIHGYDKQTPLNNDINKNSVLSPESKTTIQSHGTYGPPNRSAVDTLKEVQKINLDNKLFLKLEELTKELHISSHHHRGLQGTNQLLDQLPTKQKSHKSTLSDDTIYKKPSTKQFNSVIKTSESEKQLVNNMSSKPDFLLSHGQYDNEEKIERYTVNRTTSPIESLIHKHEKDINFIKKMDSNLLPSSLKYDHFNFLSTVKRKLIEESSKEDSNGIYSSSQTQPPPPQPTPLLLVNKTTSISEDTLSEGLLSTSLASVSKKSYSSSCAKDKSKAQSSTTNDSSRSKISINSESVNKSLKALPISTSDLSSQKCEDVKDRGVAEFVPSALHLRFLAELNQFETIQSAEKQIDKLERINDISIVRRDAATMAHIIKDINEASKLKEKKKKLDKASKRESRAEFEARIRKDINQLFHDKFMHLIESQTEATRVTANATKLLASFSKDILEIELQNKYTREKRCHSIDENSETLCSPTIKGHRQSINTQSNASVEAVSSQTYKTSMNVPEEVICLISKTESSIPEVLSVLEKASRSGDSIRQTISEVMSRRNEEDCPSSSSSVTLNTGNITEEIEKEISIEGCLTSPFELSPSQMNVEQNSNTINEDDNILNCSSSEFTLNMIEQHILVESRRANNQYILLKLKEKKVLEKATSEMTILDKEKKTLKLNNQDTSHITKKQKMIISTLKSQRKEIKRLKDKLKVAERERQFVLSQQRKILSQKKGMKELNVDSISDLESPEVVSNLQGKFIINDLSISSSTHSNENMIPKTLFSCPKDTVNSKASESFEESLTNISISSDHSDAAIRVNALKDELQRQKLMAKKLKDQQKVKNKESLQVQKESLKKQIETYDKLIVRIRDEITHQEVQTSSDVVPPQIKTPGSKSRSSSECNRTITNIEENDEVDHELMSNKTSISDTIETEAISPDNFSLSSSSKVSTVISDHTINHNYKKAIDEKVVTTLCGSIFKTLVNDTCQQMKTLKNEPNSQKKVVYNRPINEIKSAKHSIRPQDLMLTTFDVDSEDSISEAKKNDVSTPNVISTLDDEVEYTEDEAANNDYIDDDFGLSSIRKESEELRQQQLLIEQEISRIHEESTTEIDKPPPPPYIMKTSNLRRRPVIKEVPNHLLSARKNLENLIPKFIDAIHGDLKDIYFFEEIYKDLNEKSLYEEPLQFLEALYDTLAERIEQLERNSDNSKQNPPWMKQKPLSVIHKSYPLDKKGLLVKEILNLFGRGGNTQKDNLALRCLKKMKKKQGSNVEYILATELYKEEDNEWNNYDDEETRFKDALTSDIFDYLLKDTIDEINSL
- the LOC121130506 gene encoding uncharacterized protein isoform X2 yields the protein MRFQSVDKAPLILPEDSCVTKNERKYRKDLGDVKEYMKSKSEKIKAQSREERIQSFQRKEKIKNRLEDLETLRKEKVLNSSPSKNNFCPIHGYDKQTPLNNDINKNSVLSPESKTTIQSHGTYGPPNRSAVDTLKEVQKINLDNKLFLKLEELTKELHISSHHHRGLQGTNQLLDQLPTKQKSHKSTLSDDTIYKKPSTKQFNSVIKTSESEKQLVNNMSSKPDFLLSHGQYDNEEKIERYTVNRTTSPIESLIHKHEKDINFIKKMDSNLLPSSLKYDHFNFLSTVKRKLIEESSKEDSNGIYSSSQTQPPPPQPTPLLLVNKTTSISEDTLSEGLLSTSLASVSKKSYSSSCAKDKSKAQSSTTNDSSRSKISINSESVNKSLKALPISTSDLSSQKCEDVKDRGVAEFVPSALHLRFLAELNQFETIQSAEKQIDKLERINDISIVRRDAATMAHIIKDINEASKLKEKKKKLDKASKRESRAEFEARIRKDINQLFHDKFMHLIESQTEATRVTANATKLLASFSKDILEIELQNKYTREKRCHSIDENSETLCSPTIKGHRQSINTQSNASVEAVSSQTYKTSMNVPEEVICLISKTESSIPEVLSVLEKASRSGDSIRQTISEVMSRRNEEDCPSSSSSVTLNTGNITEEIEKEISIEGCLTSPFELSPSQMNVEQNSNTINEDDNILNCSSSEFTLNMIEQHILVESRRANNQYILLKLKEKKVLEKATSEMTILDKEKKTLKLNNQDTSHITKKQKMIISTLKSQRKEIKRLKDKLKVAERERQFVLSQQRKILSQKKGMKELNVDSISDLESPEVVSNLQGKFIINDLSISSSTHSNENMIPKTLFSCPKDTVNSKASESFEESLTNISISSDHSDAAIRVNALKDELQRQKLMAKKLKDQQKVKNKESLQVQKESLKKQIETYDKLIVRIRDEITHQEVQTSSDVVPPQIKTPGSKSRSSSECNRTITNIEENDEVDHELMSNKTSISDTIETEAISPDNFSLSSSSKVSTVISDHTINHNYKKAIDEKVVTTLCGSIFKTLVNDTCQQMKTLKNEPNSQKKVVYNRPINEIKSAKHSIRPQDLMLTTFDVDSEDSISEAKKNDVSTPNVISTLDDEVEYTEDEAANNDYIDDDFGLSSIRKESEELRQQQLLIEQEISRIHEESTTEIDKPPPPPYIMKTSNLRRRPVIKEVPNHLLSARKNLENLIPKFIDAIHGDLKDIYFFEEIYKDLNEKSLYEEPLQFLEALYDTLAERIEQLERNSDNSKQNPPWMKQKPLSVIHKSYPLDKKGLLVKEILNLFGRGGNTQKDNLALRCLKKMKKKQGSNVEYILATELYKEEDNEWNNYDDEETRFKDALTSDIFDYLLKDTIDEINSL
- the Dus3 gene encoding tRNA-dihydrouridine(47) synthase [NAD(P)(+)]-like; translation: MKESSNDNEDIVDKENKSGGLECHVKPEYLLPVPEDINKSRGQNKNRPKPMKFDKKSRLCPIFIGLEKGVDVPTCQYPQCAFLHNVEEYIKVSESSQILDRACHVYETYGFCPRGLTCKFRKDHVSEISPGDWRNLRNMDLKSMVSNKFDKNVQIKLRKKDFDFHTEDKIVDMEFKAREARLKQEVESKPEIESIEIHNKEEDESIESVPCKIPRLEYDENHPKLYDISAKKKIDWENKLYLAPLTTVGNLPFRRICKKFGADVTCGEMAMGLNLLQGQGAEWALLKKHSSEDIFGVQLCGCSPQQMARAAKVVQEYSDVDFIDINMGCPIDMVYKKGMGSGLMSRKKPLEIMVRSMKQILDIPLTIKIRTGVYADKRLAHSLIPEVIDWGVDLITLHGRSREQRYTREANWGYIKECVNVANKQIPIYGNGDIMDFESYNHQKSISGVNGVMIARGALIKPWIFSEIKEQRHLDISASDRLDMIKDYVNYGFEHWGSDDRGIETIRRFLLEWLSFLHRYVPTGLLLHPPQKINERIPYFKGRDQMETLMSSPNCKDWVTITELYLGKVPESFHFEPKHKANSYK